DNA from Thermococcus sp. MAR1:
GGCACTCATCCCTGAAACCGAGTTCCAGAAGGAGGCAGAACACATAGCGGGCTTTGAGGGTGAGGTCTTCTGGGTCACCCACGCCGGTCACGATCCCCTCGACATCAAGCTCATCCTCAGGCCGACGAGCGAGACTGCAATGTACTCAATGTTCGCTCTCTGGATTCGCTCACATGCCGACCTTCCCTTCAAGGTCTACCAGATAGTTAACACTTACCGCTACGAGACCAAGCACACGAGGCCGCTTATCCGTGTCAGGGAAATCAGCAGGTTCTTCGAGGCCCACACGGCTCACGATAGCTTTGAGGATGCCGAGAGGCAGATAAAGGAGGATCTTGAGATATTCGACAACCTCGCCAAGTTCCTTGCGATTCCTTACATAGTCTCCAAGAGGCCCGACTGG
Protein-coding regions in this window:
- a CDS encoding aminoacyl--tRNA ligase-related protein, with translation ALIPETEFQKEAEHIAGFEGEVFWVTHAGHDPLDIKLILRPTSETAMYSMFALWIRSHADLPFKVYQIVNTYRYETKHTRPLIRVREISRFFEAHTAHDSFEDAERQIKEDLEIFDNLAKFLAIPYIVSKRPDW